The genomic DNA GTGACAAACACGATGCAACTGATTAATATCTACTACTACATAGACAGAACCATATGGGCTGATACGAGAGAGcgagagatatatatatatagctagaGAGAAAATGAGAGAGACAAGGAGTTTATGGAAGATTGTGAGTAGCACAAGTAATATTTTTGTGTAGTGGAAGTGAGAGAGAGAAAGCGGTCAACGCATGCACTTTGTACGCTTTAAAGTATGCAGCATGAGCGTTCAATTTTCTTCTCTATCTTTGGCATCTCTTGTAGCGCCAGCTCGACATGCTTTCGCGCCAACCACGACTGCTTTTGCAGGCGATTCACAATAATTCGATACGTGCCGATTATATCACTACGTGGACCATTTTGTATGGCCGCACGCAACATTTCGGAGTTGACGCCCAGCTCGTCGAGCAGCTGACGCGCCTCGTATTCTAGCGGTTTCACCAATGTCAAATCATCGGTATTTGTTGGCAGCATGATAAAATCTCCCGTCTCAACATCGTAGTTTTTGAAAAGCGAACAATCAATGGCCACATCTGCATTCCATTGACGATTCTCACAACCGTTACCGTTGGCCAATTGTCGCTCCTTCTCCAATTCCATTGGGCTGACTTTCTTCTTTAGCGTACCGCAGAAGAATGAACGTTTTGGCGTGTTTGGCTTTGATGGTTCCTTCGAGAGTTCGTTGGGTAGATCACGATTGATTTCGATCGGATGTAAAAAATTATCGACGAATACGCCGTCATTTTTGCGTGTATTCATATTAATAGGCGGCTTATTGGTCACCTCCATATAGCGTTCGCGCAATGAATACGATTTGCGCATGCGTCGTGACTTTGAACGCACCCAGAAACCGGAACGTTTGACGGGCTTCGTACGTAAATTGATCTCATATTGCATGAGTTCGGCGCTGAGTTTTGGATAGCAAACGAATTGACTGGTGAGCATATCGTCAATAGTGGGACGACGTGCGGGGATGTGTATAAGGATGCGTTCTGAAAGTAGAGCAATAAAAATATGGTTATTaaagaatacaaaattttagttgTATAATTACTTCAGCAAAGTTAAATAGATATAAAAGTGGCTCAATGCAAAGGCACATAACAACACCAATTCTACATTAAGGAGAGCTTTGACTTAAACGTTGATCCTTCAtcaataatagtaaaaatactaatattaaGAACTGGCTTCAGAATCCAATTAGTTTGAAGTTACCCCCAAAATGTAGCGAAGAGATTGCCCTAGCAGTTAAGCAGTTAGAAAATGCTATACAGTCGGAGTTCTCAtgataaaagaattttaaacaaGGCAACTAAGGATTAAAGAGTATCTAagcaacttagaatattatacCATGAAGAAAATATGTCCTACGccacgagatactgttccaaaaggtggggtagctatttaccaaaatactTACTAATATTATCACTGCGaatattgattaatttatttttattaattaaaattttattaaattccttattttcatttgccattaaaaaagttgtatcctcaatattattatttttaaatcaccTGCTGTCTCTTCAGCTGATTTGTTCgccttgagatatgcgaaaatacgcctgaaagtatgcaaacattttgggcatactttgtgatcgtgttaggtttattttcgttacggaatttctgGACTGATTATGCAATAGCTAAAAAAATCTGTTCAGATAACATTTGCATTAACAACCGAGAAATTTGCTTTAGTTTTCTTTTCTAGTTCTTCTACATAGATTTTAAGTGTAATAACTAAGATCTGtagcaaataaaattgttgtatAATATTGTACATTGGCTAATATGATTGTAGTTCAGTCTATTCTGCCAttgattatacaagtatataatataaatatagagGCTTGGGAGCGATAATATCCAGAATAACAAAACTTGAGCGTTTCATACTGATCAGTCGAGTTTTTCATAAGATCATGTAGACTAGTACGTTCTCTGCTTTTACGACGGTGTGCAACGGCTAGATATCTTCAAGTTATTTAACGGATAAGCTTGTCGATGGTTTAAATTTTAAGAGCCGCAaactatgtataaaatatttttacataaatttgaaaatatttcttaaaaataatctcTATTTTTACCTTTTATAAATACTTACGGATAAGTCTTATGCATGGCAGACTCAATTGTCCGGGCAGCAGATAGTCACCTTTCAATATCGCCGCTTTCAGGCCGGGTATTGTGGGCGCTCGAAATGGCATATTACCGACAAccataaaataaagcaaaataccAAGCGCCCAAATATCCACCGGCGCGCCGACATAGTGATCATCGGAGAACAGTTCAGGAGCAGCATACGGGGGAGAACCACAAAATGTGTCCAGCTTCTGATTGGCACCTACACATGTgaggttaaaaaataaaataattagaaaaatcaaaaactCGCACATACTTTTAGAAA from Bactrocera oleae isolate idBacOlea1 chromosome 3, idBacOlea1, whole genome shotgun sequence includes the following:
- the LOC106621726 gene encoding MAP/microtubule affinity-regulating kinase 4, translating into MLSSEIATLECVHHPNILRLFEVVETLGRVYLVTEWIRGGELYNHIAQGGPLREIHAAPLYKQLLLAVKHMHSLGFVHRDIKAENVLLLSEDRLKLADFGFSTQLINGANQKLDTFCGSPPYAAPELFSDDHYVGAPVDIWALGILLYFMVVGNMPFRAPTIPGLKAAILKGDYLLPGQLSLPCIRLIQRILIHIPARRPTIDDMLTSQFVCYPKLSAELMQYEINLRTKPVKRSGFWVRSKSRRMRKSYSLRERYMEVTNKPPINMNTRKNDGVFVDNFLHPIEINRDLPNELSKEPSKPNTPKRSFFCGTLKKKVSPMELEKERQLANGNGCENRQWNADVAIDCSLFKNYDVETGDFIMLPTNTDDLTLVKPLEYEARQLLDELGVNSEMLRAAIQNGPRSDIIGTYRIIVNRLQKQSWLARKHVELALQEMPKIEKKIERSCCIL